Proteins encoded by one window of Halomonas chromatireducens:
- a CDS encoding CmpA/NrtA family ABC transporter substrate-binding protein, translating to MNPQDMHTTPELNHLTLGFVPLLDAALLVIAREQGFFSEQGVEVSLSRENAWSTLRDKVAAGLLDGAQMLSPMPLAMSLGLERAPCDALAPITLSRNGNAIVLSEPLCQQSGAAMGSDPADSARAVGAWLGKHSGPHRPRLAMVYPFSCQHYLLREWLSLGGIDPDRDVELIVLPPPRMVAALSEGQIDGFCAGEPWGSLAAHQGVGQLVASGAQLWPDHPEKVLGVTRSWAHHYPATLAALIRALVAASDWLADSPENRHQALEWLALPPYLDRSVSHLDTLPLDVTPIHQRLFGPGILRPDVDAMGRIAEQLDRSLRHLDRALDIPTLHECYAPVHFDAAMHQ from the coding sequence ATGAATCCGCAGGACATGCACACCACACCCGAGCTGAATCACCTGACCCTGGGCTTCGTGCCGCTGCTGGATGCCGCCCTGCTGGTCATCGCCCGTGAACAGGGCTTCTTTTCCGAACAGGGGGTCGAGGTATCGCTGTCACGGGAGAACGCCTGGTCGACCCTGCGCGACAAGGTGGCCGCCGGGCTGCTCGATGGCGCCCAGATGCTCTCGCCCATGCCGCTGGCCATGAGTCTCGGGCTGGAGCGGGCGCCCTGCGACGCCCTGGCGCCGATCACCCTGAGCCGCAACGGCAATGCCATCGTGCTGTCGGAACCCCTCTGCCAGCAGAGCGGTGCCGCCATGGGCAGCGACCCGGCCGACAGCGCACGCGCCGTCGGCGCCTGGCTCGGTAAGCACAGCGGCCCTCATCGCCCGCGGCTGGCCATGGTCTACCCCTTCTCGTGCCAGCACTACCTGCTGCGGGAGTGGCTCAGCCTGGGCGGCATCGATCCGGACCGCGACGTGGAACTGATCGTCCTGCCGCCCCCGCGCATGGTGGCGGCCCTCAGCGAAGGCCAGATCGACGGCTTCTGCGCCGGCGAACCCTGGGGCAGCCTGGCCGCGCACCAGGGTGTCGGCCAGCTCGTGGCCAGCGGTGCCCAGCTGTGGCCCGATCACCCCGAGAAGGTATTGGGCGTGACCCGCTCCTGGGCTCACCACTACCCCGCCACGCTTGCCGCCCTGATCCGGGCGCTGGTGGCGGCCAGCGACTGGCTCGCCGACTCTCCCGAAAACCGCCACCAGGCGCTGGAGTGGCTCGCCCTGCCGCCCTACCTGGACCGCTCGGTGAGCCATCTCGACACCCTGCCCCTGGACGTCACTCCGATTCACCAGCGGCTGTTCGGCCCCGGGATCCTGCGCCCCGACGTGGACGCCATGGGTCGGATTGCCGAACAGCTGGACCGCTCCCTGCGTCACCTGGATCGTGCCCTGGACATCCCGACGCTCCACGAGTGCTACGCCCCTGTGCATTTCGATGCTGCCATGCACCAGTGA
- a CDS encoding ANTAR domain-containing response regulator — translation MPPPLNVLLVDDEVVRAAMVEEALVADGHRVVCRLTSPASLNEMVARHQPDVVIIDMESPDRDTLDSMALLNRENPRPVVFFADQHDPDILQAALKVGVSAYVVDGLIPGRVKAIIEVAIARFDAFQSMRRELEKTRNQLTERKRIERAKGLLMKHQDCDEEQAYRMLRKLAMDRSQRIAEVADSVIDILERLNTRSPD, via the coding sequence ATGCCCCCACCGCTGAATGTGCTGCTGGTTGATGATGAAGTCGTGCGCGCGGCCATGGTCGAGGAGGCCCTGGTCGCCGATGGACACCGTGTGGTCTGCCGCCTGACGAGCCCGGCGAGCCTCAACGAGATGGTCGCCCGGCACCAGCCCGACGTGGTGATCATCGACATGGAATCCCCCGACCGCGACACCCTGGACAGCATGGCGCTGCTCAACCGCGAGAACCCGCGCCCGGTGGTCTTCTTCGCCGACCAGCACGACCCGGACATCCTCCAGGCCGCCCTCAAGGTCGGCGTCAGCGCCTACGTGGTCGACGGCCTGATTCCCGGCCGGGTCAAGGCGATCATCGAGGTGGCGATTGCCCGCTTCGATGCCTTCCAGTCCATGCGCCGCGAACTGGAGAAGACCCGCAACCAGCTCACCGAGCGCAAGCGCATCGAACGCGCCAAGGGGCTGTTGATGAAGCATCAGGACTGCGACGAGGAGCAGGCCTATCGCATGCTGCGCAAGCTCGCCATGGATCGCAGCCAGCGTATTGCCGAGGTGGCCGACAGCGTCATCGATATCCTGGAACGCCTGAACACGCGCTCGCCTGACTGA